AGCTCCTGAGTCGTATGCAAACGAGAGGGAAAGAACCACTCGCACGGTGACACTCAACGAGTTTCGAGTCCGGGATTTTCTTCGGAAGTGGAAGGCTCAAGCCTCGAAGTCGCCGACTTGCACGTCGCTGTCCCACCTTTAAGCATTTGAGAAGCAAATTGTTCCGTATCCGTTTTGCACGAAGCGCTCTATGCCTAGGAAGCCGAGCAGCAGCACGTTGGGGTCTTTGCCTTGCGCCTAGATTGAACCCAGCCTTCAACGCTCGTCGACGGACCTCTTCTTGACCCCAGTCACTGAGGGCGATCAGAACGAGATTCGGGCCGTTAGGAAGCTTCCGGATTTCGCGCGCCAGCTCGTAACCGTTCATTCCTGGCAACCCGAGGTCCATGATGACTTTCTGGGGCTTTGTCGCAAATTTTGTTTATGGAATGAGGATGACGTGGGCTCGCGCGGCCAAGGCGCAGAACTGCTGTGCTGGACGCAATATTCCCCTGGCCCGCGACTGTCCCTTTCGGATCATATGCATGAGCTCAATCCCAGAAAGTGTCGCAGCAGCCGATCGAAATGATTTGAAACCCAACATCGGTCGCGTCACTCGCTTCACCGCTGGATGGTCCTGTTCGACAATATTATTGAGGTATTTGATGCGGCGGATTTCAATCGCCGTTTCATGCTCCGCACTGTAGCTTTCGATCGCCGCGGTGTTGGCGCCGCTCTTGTCGAACGTGATCTTCTCCGGCGCATCGTGCTGGCCGATCACCTTGCGCAAAAAGCGCAACGCGGCTTTGCAGTCCCTCTTGGCCGTCAACAAGAAATCGACTGTCGTGCCGGCCTGGTCCACCGCCCGATAGAGATATTTCCAGCAGCCTTTGACTTTCACATAGGTCTCATCGAGACACCAGCTCGACCCGACCCCACGCTTGCATGCTCGAAACTGTTTCTCCAGCATAGGCGCATATTTGACGGCCCAGCGGTTGAGCGTGGAATGGTCGACTTCGACGCCTCGCTCTTCCATCATTTCTCGAGTTGACGATAGCTCAGCGGATACGCCACATACCAACGGACGCCCCACAGGATCACCTCGCGTTCAAAATGGCTCCCCTTGAAATCGATCATCGCACTATTCCGCCTGCCCCACGCCCGGCGAGCATAGCCCATACCGACCTGCGAAAAAATTGCGACAAAGCTGACCGAGCATATAGGCCTTGTCTCGCGAGCGCTTCGGCGGGTGGACCAAGTCCGTGATCGCGCACTATCATGGAAGATGCTTTCCCGCCGCGAATTCACCGCCGCCGACGCCAACGCGATCGTCGTCGATCCCAAGCCGCTGTTCGAGATCTCGCCGTGGCTCTACATGCAATTCATGGAGCCACTTGGCGCTACTGATGGCTCGGTCGAAGCCTGTTGGGACTATGATGCCGATGACTGGCGCGAGGATTTCGTCGAAGCTATGCGCGATCTCGCTCCCGGCGCCATCCGCTTCGGGGGGCTCTTCAGCCGTTACTATAAGTGGCGCGAAGGGATCGGCCCGGCTACCAAGCGACCGCCAATGCGCAACTATGTCTGGGGCGGGTGGGAGAGGAACCGCATCGGCACGGACGAGTTTGTCGATCTCTGCCGCCGCGTCAACGCGGAGCCGTTCTTCTGCGTGAACTTCCTCAGCGACGGGGAGAAGCGCTATGCCGCGCGCACCGGCGGCGCTAAAGAGGCGGCGGAGTGGGTGCGGTACTCGAAGCTGAAACTCTGGCAGATCGGCAACGAGACTTCGTACGGAACGGGGTGCTTCACCAGAGAGGAGGCGATCGCACACACAATCGAGTTCGCCAGGGCGATGCGGCAGGTCGATTCGTCGATCAAGCTCATCGGGTGGGGCGACCGGGGCCGTGACGGAAAGCTCTGGGCGACGGACATGGAGAAGCAGGCGGGCGAGCTCCTCGACTTCGCCGCCATCCACATGATGGGGCAGAGCCCGACGCGGCCGGATACGGTGCTCAAGGGGCTCCGCTATGAGCAGGACCCGGCGCGCGCGTGGGAAGAGCTCGTGGAGCTATCCGATGCGGTGGAGCGGCGCGTGGTCGAGATCGAGCAGGCGACGAAGAAGCCGATCGCGATCACAGAGGGGCACCTCAGCCTGAGCCCGCACAACACGAACCCGATCCTCTATGAGTGGCTCTCGGCGGCGTACCACGCGCGGTCGATGAATATTTATCAGCGTCACGGCGAGCGCATCCGCATCGCCACCGCGGCCGACCTGCAAGGCAATCGCTGGACGACCACGGCGGTGATGACGCCGACGCCGCGCGGCAGGAGCTATTTGATGCCAGCCGGGTCGATCGCGCGGCTGTTCCGCAAGCACAATGGCACGCACGGAGTGGCGGTGACGTCCGCGCCGGCGGGGCTGGACATCGCGGCGAGCCGCGCGGGCGACAAGCTGTTCCTGCATGTCGTTAACGTCCAATACAACCGGGCGGTGGAGGCGAGCTTCCCGGGAATGAAGAGCGGCCGCGTGATCGAGATCGCGCCGGAGAACCTCAGGAGCTATGTCAATCAGGATCAGCCGGACGTGTTCTGCCCGCGGGAGACGGAGTTGAAGGCGGCGTCCTGGCGATTCTCCGCAGGCTCGGTTTCAGCCGTCGAGTTGGAGCTATCGGCGGCGGGCTAACGGGCTCTGGTGCAAATTGTGGAAACGGCCATGCGATGTAGGATGCGTCATAGCGTTGGGATCAGGCAGCGAGCACCGCGCTCCAGATTTCCGGCGAGGCTTTTCCCGCGGTTCCAATTTGAATTGACCTTTCCTGATGCGATGCATGAGTTCGACGCCCGCGATGGTGATCGCGGCGTGTCTGAAGCGCTTGAACCCGAGCATCGGGCTCAAACGCAGCTTGACGGAGTGGTGATCCTGTTCAATGAGATTGTTCAGATATTTGGAAGATCGAATACGCATGCGCTGGCCGCCTTGACGCTGCGCCAGTAGTTCACGCGCCGCGCGATGCGACGCCTGATATGCGTCGAGCGTGATTTTCTGCGGCAAGCGTCCGTGCTTCGCGAAGGCGCGACGGAAAAACGCTTTGGCGGCGGCGACGGCTCGCTTGGCGCGCAGCAAAAAATCCACGGTCTTTCCCGCTTTGTCGACGGCGCGGTAGAGATAGGTCCAACGGCCCTTGATCTTGACGTAGGTCTCGTCGACGCGCCAGGAGCCGCCGGCCGGGCGCGCGAAGCGGTTCCAGCGCTTTTCGAACTCGGGGACATAGCGCTGAACCCAGCGCATGATGGTCGTATGAGCAAGCGACAAGCTACGTTCGGCCATCATTTCCATGAGATCTCGGAAACTGAGCTTGTATCGCAGATACCAGCGCACGCAGAGAATGATGATCTCGCGCTCGAAATGGCGGCCCTTGAAAAGCTCGTCGACGCTCAGCATCAAAATCACCCGGCCCAGCTAACCCTGCCGACTATGCCCCGTTCACTCCCTTCGCACCAGAGCCGGCGACAGCGCGGATTTCTCAATTTAAATGTGCTACTAGATCCTGTTCACAGGGGCGCATAGGGAGACGCATGTCTGATATAGTGACTGAACCTTTGCTGTTCGTCGGCATCGGCGCTTCCGCGGGTGGTCTCGATGCGCTCAAGACGCTCCTTCCCGCATTGCCAGGCGACAGCGGCATCGTTTTTGTTATCGTCGTTCATTTGAGCCCTGACCAGCCGAGCCTCATGGCGGAGGTCCTGACTCCCTTTTCTCCCATGCCGATCACTCAGGTAGCCGAGGAACTCGTCGTCGAGCCGAACCATATCTACGTTATTCCGCCCGGAAAGGATCTCTCTTTCGTAGACGGTCGCCTTCGACCTTCGAAAATCGATCGGCGCAAGCAGGAGCGATCGGCGATTGATCATTTTTTCGAAACGATGGCGAAGGTCCACAGCGACCGTTGCGTCGGCGTCATTCTCTCGGGAACCGGGGCGGACGGCAGTTACGGGGTGCGGATCATCAAGGAATTCGGGGGGTTCACAATCGCACAGGAGCCGAGCGAATCGCAATTCGGTTCCATGCCCCAGAGCGCGATCGCAACCGGACTCGTGGATCTCGTTCTGCCGGTCGAAGAGATGCCGGCGCACATTATGCGTCTCGCGACAACGCGACCGCGAATCGAGCTTCCAGACAGTCCAGACGCGATAGAAAAACACAGTGATCGCCAATTCCTTCAGGAGATTCTCACCGAAGTTCGAGCGCGCACAAATATCGATTTCTCCCAGTACAAGCATTCGACCGTGGCCCGCAGGATACGACGTCGAATGCAGCTCAATCAGAAAGAGCTTCTCGAAGACTATCTCCAATTCCTGCGCAGCGATCCATACGAAGCCAGCTTGCTCGCGGAGGAGTTTCTTATCACCGTTACGCAATTTTTTCGTGACGCCGACGTTTTCGTCTATCTCCAGAAAGAGATCGTTCCCGAACTGTTCAAGGGGAAGACATCCGCCGACACTATCCGCGTGTGGTCGGTCGGATGCGCAACGGGTGAGGAAGCCTACAGTCTCGCGATGCTGCTGCTCGAGCATGCAGGACTCGTCACCGATCCGCCCCGTATCGAGATTTTCGCGACAGATCTTCACGAGCCGTCGCTACGCCTTGCGCGTGATGGCTATTATCCCGAATCGATCGACGTGGAGATCCCTCCGGAGCGTCTGCGACGGTTCTTCGTCAAGGAAGACAGCGGCTATCGAATCCGGAAAGAAGTGCGGGAAGTCGTCGTCTTTGCGGTTCACAATCTGCTGCGTGATCCCCCTTTTTCGCGGCTACACCTTATCGTTTGCCGTAACCTCTTGATCTATCTTCAACGTAATTTGCAACACGACGTCATCGACCTTTTTCATTACGCGCTCAGGCCTGAAGGGTTACTTCTTCTCGGTCCGTCCGAATCCATGGATCGAGGCGGGCTTTTCCATCTGGAGAGCAAACAGCATTGTCTGTACCGCCGCCGTAATGTGCCGGCGCCGGAGCCGAAGCTACCAGTGTTTCCGCAGACGTTGCGACGCTACGGCTCCGTCGAGGCTGCAAACTCGCGAGTCGAAGGAGCCGGAAGCTACGGCGTGCTACACCAGAAAATTGTCGAGCGTTTTGCGCCGCCGAGCATCCTTGTCGATCAGGATTTTCGTCTTGTGCATGCGTCTGAACGCGCCGGCCGATATTTGCGTATCCCCGGAGGCGAACTTTCGGGGAGCGTTTTCAGGCTCGCGCGCGAGGAATTATGCGTAGAATTGCGCGCGGCGTTACACGCCGCGGTCGAACACGGCGAAAGCCGTAGGACAGGGCCTATTCCGATCCAGATTGAAGGCAGGCCAAAACAAGTCGTTCTCTATGTTCAGCCCTCTACGGGCGCCGACCTCGGCAACCTGAATATGGTCATTTTCCTCGAGTCCGAAGCGTCCGAAGGAGTGCCAGCCGTCCCATTAAGTCAAGACGCAGCGGAGGCGCGCGCCGAACTCGAAGAAACCAAAGACCGTCTGCATACGGTCATTGAGCAATATGAGACCTCTCAAGAGGAAATGCGGGCGACCAACGAAGAGCTGCAATCCGTCAATGAGGAGCTACGCTCCACGATGGAGGAGTTGGAGACCAGCAAGGAAGAACTGCAGTCGATGAACGAGGAGCTGCAGACGGTCAATCAGGAGAACCGAGACAAAGTTGAAGCGCTGAGCCAGCTCACCAGCGATCTGCAGAACCTGATGGCGGCGACGGAGATCGCAACTCTCTTTCTAGACAAGGATTTGCGCATTATGCGCGCGACGCCGCGAGCGCAGGGGCTGCTCAATATTCGCACGAGCGACCAGGGGCGTCCGTTCGCGGAATTGCGCCATGGCTTTGGATACGACGTTCTCGACCAGGATGCGATGCGAGTCCTCGAAACGCTGACGCCCGTTGAGCGCGAGATCCAGAGTCGGGGGGGCGAATGGTATCTTAGCCGGGTCAATCCTTACCGATCCTCCTCCGACGAGGCGCAAGGAGTCGTCATCACTCTGGTGGACATCACTCAGCTCAAGAAAGTGGAGTTCGACGCGCGGAACAGCGAGGAAATCTTCCGGGTCCTCGTGGCTGCTTACGCCCAGACAGTCTGGACCGCCGACGCCGAGGGCAAGGTTGTCGAGGACTCGCCGAGCTGGCGAGCGTTCACCGGTCAATCTGCAATGGAAAGACGGGGAGAAGGGTGGCTCGACGCGGTGCACCCCGACGACCGGACGGCATTCCTCTCTGAATGGCGCCGCCGCATGAAGACGCACCAGCCACTTGAAGCCGAATTTCGCATGCGACAGAAAAGCGGCGATTGGCGCTGGACCCAGATACGCGCCGCACCTTTGAGTTCGGAGACCGGCGCCCTTCGCGGCTGGGTCTGCATGAACACGGATATCACGGAAAAGCGACTTGCGGAGAACTCCCGGCGTGAGGCGGAGATGTTGCGCGAGGCAGACAGGCGGAAAGACGAATTTCTGGCGATGCTTGGACACGAGCTGCGCAATCCGCTCACGCCGCTTCGCAACGCGTTGGCGATCATCGAAAGACGGCTGCCGCAAGACCCAGAGTTTCGGCGCCTGGAGGAGATCTGCGAACGTCAGTTGACGCATCTCGCGCGACTTGTGGACGACCTGTTGGACATCGCCAAGATCAGGTCGGGCGAGGGGATGAATCTCACAAAGGAGCGGGTCGATCTTGGCGAAGTCCTCAAGGCGGCGCTGTCCACGGTCAAATCTTCGATCGATCAGCGCGGCCAGGAACTTGCCATTGAACAAGATTCGCAGCCGCTCTTCGTCGATGGCGACGAAGTGCGGCTCGTTCAGATTCTTACGAACCTGCTCGACAACGCGAATAAATACACGCAGGAAAAGGGTCGAATTTGGGTAGCCTTGCGGCGGGACGGCGGCGACGCGTTCTTGTCGGTGGCGGATAATGGGATCGGGATCGCGGCGGAGACTTTGCCTCAAGTCTTCAACTTCTTCATGCGAGCTGATCCTTCTTCTCAAAACCGGATCGGCGGCCTCGGCCTCGGCCTCTCATTGGTGCAGCGTCTCGTCGAACTGCACGGAGGCTCCGTCATCGCGAGAAGCGAGGGGCCCGGTAAAGGAGCGGAGTTCATCGTACGACTGCCGCTCTCAAATTCGGGTGAAGAGAAGGTCGAGCCTCCGCGCGGAGGCTCGATTGCCGACAAGCCTGGCGTAGCTCGACGCATCCTTCTCGTTGAAGACAATTCCGACGTGGCAGAGACGTTGAAGTGCGTGCTGGAGCTTGATGGCCATCAGGTCTTCCTGGCGCGTGACGGACAAAGCGCCTTGAAGACCGCGGCCGAGAAGCGTCCTGATATTGTCCTGCTCGATATCGGCCTGCCTGATATCACGGGATACGAAGTCGCAAGACATCTGCGCGCTGATCCCGCGACGGCGAATGCCACGCTGATGGCCATCACCGGACATGGTACGCCCTCGGACGTCACTCATGCAAAGGAAGCGGGAATCGATCACCATCTGGTGAAGCCGGTGGAGATATCGGCCCTCCTGGCGCTCATTAACGATGTTCAGCCAACCCGCCGATAGATAAGAGCGTCGCGAGACTTTTTCGCTCGGTTAGCGCGGCGCTACCGTTAGCAGCCTGACGTCCGCGTAGCAGCCTTGCTAAGCACAGTCCCCAATAGAGAAGGACCAGCCTTTCCATTATCGTGCACAAATCGATGGGCTGCATAGAATAAGCCCCGGGCAACTCCCCAACTTGGCGCCGCGGGATGCAGCGGTCTCTGTTCTCCATGAAGGGACAAAACGATGCCTACGAATCCAGCGTGGCGCTATTACGAAGGTGACGACGTCCTACAGCAGCTGATCAGGGACGGCGTGCCGATCACGGTCGAAAATTACATATCGGCGGTATGGCGGTCGGAGCTGCCTGAAAGCCTCACCCCTGAAAGCGCGGAGTTTCTCGCTGATTTGTCCAAATATGAGAAGAGTATGCGCGAGCACGTTTAAATCCGACGGGCGCGGGCAAGCGACCCCTTCCGCCCAATCGGGAATGGAGACGGGCGCAAAGACGCCCGCCTGAAGTTCAGCTGAAACTCGACCAGGAAGAGGCAGCCTCCTGCTTGCGATCGGTCGTCGCCGGCTTCCTCCCCTGGCTCCCCACACGATCGACCGCTGACACGACCTGGTCTGGCGCGGTATGGTGCGCCATGTGGCCGGCGCCAGGGATCACGATAAGTTCGCTTTGCGGCACCTCATCGTGGAAGCGCTTCGACTGGCGATCGATATCGACCATCTTGTCGCCATCTCCCACCAGGATGATGATCGGGAGCTTCAGCTCGCCATAGCGCGCTTCCAGCTTCATCGCCGAGGCCACCATCAGAACGCTGTCCTCCGCTTCCGCGCCAATTTGGACCGGGCGCGCAGCGAAGGAATTGGGGAAACCCTTCTCAAATCGCTGCGTAACCGGCGCTGGCGAAAAGAGCCACCTCAAAACGCCCGGCAGGAAAAGCCGCGTGAGCGGCGGCGTGATCGTGTAGCGCATGATGTCGCCAAGTCCGGGGATAGCCGCAAAGGACATGAAGAACACATCCGCTCGCGCCGTCGGATAGTAATAGCCCGCGATCAGCACCAGCCCTTCGACCAGCGCCGGATATTGGAGCGCGAGGTCCAGGGCGATGAGCGACGCGAAAGAATGGGCGACGACCGTCACATGTTCGACTGCGAGCTGCGAAAACGCCTTCTGCAACAACTCCGCATAGGCGCTCGGCGTCCAAACACGATGGGGTCTCTCGCTGTACCCAAAGCCTGGCCTGTCGAAGACGATGACCCTGTAGCGCTCCGCAAGCTTGTCGACGATGCCGCTCAGCAGGAAATCCTCCGCCAGCGTGAGATTGCCGTGTACGAGAGTCACGACATCGCCCTTGCCCTTGTCGATGTAGTGCAGGCGCATGCCGTCGACGTTGATAAACTGACCAATTGGCGGATGCTCCATTTCGTCCTGGCGCGTTTTGCGGATATTGTAATAGGCGAGCGCGCCCATCGCAGCCGCGACACCAAGCGCGGCCGAACCGAGGACAGAAGGACGACTCCAACTCGGCCGGGCTCCTCCAGTAAGCGCGGACCCGGCGCGCGCTACCGCGTTCTTGACAGGCCCACGTCGATCGAACCACTCCGAAACACCGGCCCCGACTGCGGACGCTGAGTCGGTCACGTCTTTTTGAATCGATTTCATTAAGCCCATGATTTTCTCCTCTGCTCGAATGCGCTTAACGCGCCCGGCCCGACGTAGTTTCAAACTACCGTTGTGAAATGGGCGCCGCGCGTCATTAGGCTCGATGACGATGTTCGACGAACTCGTGCTCGGAGTTTGCTGATCGTGCTCGCGTTCCATAGACCGTGAAGGGAGCCGCGCGGCTGTCAAGCATAAGAACGGGTCAGCTATACGCGAAGCGGAACAATCGGTATCAAGCGAGAGGAGCGCGCATGAGCCGGCATTGGTGGACTTGGCTTGGGTACACTGTGATTTTCCTGTTGATATGTACAGGGCATGTCGCGTGGTTCCTCGCTACTTATGAACCTGAGATCGGGTCGCGTTTTGGTGCAGCCGTGACATGCTTGGGAGTCATTGTGACCGCACGGCCATTCTTTCGGACGGGCCTCCAGGAAACCGTCGATCGCCAGTTGCCAACTGGCTTGCTCGACGCCGTCAGCCCTTCGCCTCAGGCTCCCTCGTCGGGTTACTCTTCACGTCAATTTTTGCAGCGGAAGCGAGCGGAACACAAACTTGTGCGCCGGGGCGTTGTGCATGACGTTATTGCCGAGAGGGTCGTCGGCGTCGCCGTCATCCTACTTGGGACACTGACGCACGGTTATGGTGACTTGGCGCTGAAGTGGATGGTCGAAAGGTAGGCCAGCTCTGATCTTCATGCCCGCTCCCATCCTTCGTAATCGCCTATAGAAGCGTATAGTCGTGCTTTGCGCCACCGAGCGGCGTTTGGCGTATGGACGAGAACCTCGGCATTTAATGGCCCTTGTCAAAGGGGCAAAGTTTCTCAAGCATATTAGGTCCGGAGTGTAGCAACGTAAATGTATTTATGCCCGCCTCTCCGGGAGAGGCTTTGGCCAAGTCGACGAGTATATCAGGTATTTTTTTGATAGCATCCTGTTGAATCTCTCGCAGCCCCTCATCTTTCGAGGGCCAAGGCTCCATTCCAGTTGGCAAACGCCACCCCGGGTGCGGGTCGTAGACGATCGCGCTCACAGCTGCCACAAGGATTTGTTGCACTTGCTCGGGCACCCTGACGCCGCTTTGCTTCTGCCACTCCCTAATTTCTTTTCGTATTTGTTCTGTGATGTCAGACATGCCTGCACCCAAGCATTGGCGGTTGGCCTCATTATCGCGGCGGTGTCGTCTAAAGCAGAGATTGGTCGCTTGAATTTCCGTAGGATAGATATAGGTTTCAACCTTGCTCGCGCCAAGTGCGGGGAGGGCGCATCCCTCGAACGCTGAAGTGGTCCGCAGCGAAGTCCGCGCTGCCTTCTTTGGCTGTAATCGGGAATGCAATTTGACGGCTCCGCGAGAGGACGAGTCTTCACGCGTCTCCTAATCGCCGAATGCTGCGGTTCTTTTGACGAGTGCTGCGCGGACATCGACTGGTCGAACGCTCGTTTCAGCAGATCCGCAGTGGGCGCTGGTAAGACGTTTCGGAAAGTGCCCCACAGATGCCGCGGTGGCCTGGCTCTCTCCTCATCTGCCGGGGGCGAGGGCGGTTCTCTTCGGCAATGCTTTCTTTAGGAACGGCGCTAATCGAGAGCACTTTGCGCAGCCCCGAACGCGGTCGTCCTGAATCTCATGAATTTCAACGGCGATCTCAGATTCGCCGATCCGGAAGTTCATAATCCTAGGCGTAGCCGAACGGATTCGGCCAACTCCTCGGCAAAGCGAAGCGTAGATCGCAGGGCAGCTACTTCATTCCGCTCCGCACTTCCTTCATCCTGCACCGCGATCGGAAATTCCATCCTACCCCCGCTAGCCTGCGCCCGAACGCTAAAAAGCAATCTTCCGTTTGGATGCTGCTCGATATTCGCTATTTGGATATCGGCCATGGGTCACCTCTTAGGGATATTTGTCGGCGTGCGCACGCTCGCCTTAATGAGACACTACCAGCCGGGCCCTTTCAGCGTCTAGACGTGTTTGTGCCGAAAGCCCTTATGGCCGGCCTTGAGGTAAAACGGATTGCGCCTCAATATGTAGCACCTTGACGCATATGAACAAATGCCCGTCGACTCACGGGGCTTCTGTGAGGGATTTATTCGCGCGTCGGCGGGGATCGCCGGCGTCTCCAGGCCAGGCTGCGGCGTATCCAGAAATGGGGCTCTAATGACTCTCACCAGTTTCGCCGTCGTGCCGATCCACGCGGGCTTGATCGTGCCTCGATTCCTCTATTACTTTGTTGGCGTATATTTCGTAGCCTTCGTTGCCTTGTGGGTGACTCATCGACTCCTTCTCTGGAAGAAATCCAGCGCAACATCCAAGGTCCAGCCTGAGGAAGCTGCTTGGTGGCTGAAGCCACTTGCGAACCACGAGGCCGAATTGGCTACCGACGCGGCTGGCTTGACGAGCGCAGAGGCGCGTTCGCGTCTCGCCGAGTTTGGCTCCAACCTATTTCGCGACCGTCAACAACAGTCACTGCTTCTGCAATTTCTCTCTCGCTTCAAGAACCCTCTCGTCGTTCTTTTGCTCGTGGCCAGCGCGATTTCAGCGCTGACCGGCGAAGTCGCCAACTTTCTAATCATCTCGGCGATGGTGCTGTTCAGCGTGACGCTAGATTTCGTTCAGGAGCACCGCGCCGGTAAAGCAGCAGAAAGCTTGCGTCAGTCCGTATCGCTGCGGGCCACGGTGATACGCGACGGCAAACCATTGGATACGCTGGTGACCGATGTGGTTCCAGGCGACCTCGCCGTGCTCTCCGCCGGCGATATGATCCCGGCGGATGGCTTGGTCCTGGAAGCGCGCGATTTATACGTCAAGCAGGCGCTGTTGACCGGGGAGCCCTATCCTGTCGAAAAGCGTTCCGGAATTCTATCGGGTGATGCGGTCGATCTGCAAGACGCCGCCAATGCTGTGTTCATGGGCACAAGCGTCATCAGTGGCAGCGGCAGAATGCGCGTGGTGAAGACAGGCGCCAACACGGCCATTGGGGCCATTGCGGACAGCATTAGTCGCCGGCCGCCGCCCACCGCCTTCGAGATCGGCACGCATCGTTTCGGCCTGCTCATCATGCGCCTCACGATCTTGTTGGTGCTGTTTGTGCTGCTGGTTAATGCGCTACTGCACAAGCCTTGGCTTGAATCCTTTCTGTTTGCAGTCGCGCTTGCGGTGGGCTTGACCCCGGAACTCCTGCCAATGGTGGTGTCCGTCACCTTGTCGCGGGGCGCGCTGCACATGGCGAGGAAGCGCGTCATCGTCAAACGCTTGGCCTCCATCCAAAATCTTGGGTCGATGGATGTCCTTTGCACGGACAAGACCGGCACCTTGACTGAGGCGAAGATAAAGCTCGAACAGCATGTGGATGGGGAAGGGAAGTCTAGCGACCGTGTTTTGGAACTTGCCTATCTCAACAGCTTTTTCGAGACCGGCCTGAAAAGCCCCCTCGACGACGCGATCCTCGACCACCACGACATCGACGTGAGCGCGTGGAAAAAGATCGACGAAGTTCCCTTCGACTTCGAGCGGCGCCGCATCTCTGTTTTAGTTGAGAAAGGCGACGACCGATTGCTGGTGGTCAAGGGCGCTTCCGAGGAGATAGTGGCTCTTTGTAATCGGTATGAAGAACAGGGGAATAAGACCCAGCCTCCACTCGATGCTACCGGAATTGGACGGATTCAGGGACTACGCATCGCCCTCGAAAAAGAAGGCTTTCGCCTCTTGGGCATCGCTTGGCGGCAGGTCCCGAAGGACCATCCTCATGCCGTTGTCGGCGACGAGGCGGAGTTGGTATTCGCGGGGTTCGCGGGATTTCTAGACCCGCCAAAGGAAAGCGCCGGCGCGGCGCTCTCGGCGCTGGCCCAAAGCGGCGTAACGGTGAAGATCGTCACCGGCGATAGCGAATTGGTCACCCAACACGTCTGCACGACCTTGAACATCCCCGTTACGGGAGTTCTGACGGGGAAAGAGATCGGAGAGATGGATGATTCCGCCTTGCGTGTCCGGGTCGGACAAGCCAATTTGTTTTGTCGGGTCAATCCATCGCAGAAAGATCGAGTAATCCTCGCGCTCAAAGCCCGCGGTCATGTCGTCGGGTATCTGGGCGACGGCATCAACGATGCTCCGTCCTTGCACTCGGCCGATGTAGGCCTGTCGGTGGATTCAGCCGTCGACGTCGCTAAAGAAGCAGCCGATATGATCCTGCTGGATCAGGATCTGCATGTCGTCCACGACGGCGTGTTGGAAGGTCGTCGCACCTTCGCAAATATCATGAAATATATAATGATGGGCACCAGCTCCAACTTCGGCAATATGTTCAGCATGGCGGGCGCGGCGCTGTTTCTTCCCTTCTTGCCGATG
This Methylocystis iwaonis DNA region includes the following protein-coding sequences:
- the mgtA gene encoding magnesium-translocating P-type ATPase; the encoded protein is MTLTSFAVVPIHAGLIVPRFLYYFVGVYFVAFVALWVTHRLLLWKKSSATSKVQPEEAAWWLKPLANHEAELATDAAGLTSAEARSRLAEFGSNLFRDRQQQSLLLQFLSRFKNPLVVLLLVASAISALTGEVANFLIISAMVLFSVTLDFVQEHRAGKAAESLRQSVSLRATVIRDGKPLDTLVTDVVPGDLAVLSAGDMIPADGLVLEARDLYVKQALLTGEPYPVEKRSGILSGDAVDLQDAANAVFMGTSVISGSGRMRVVKTGANTAIGAIADSISRRPPPTAFEIGTHRFGLLIMRLTILLVLFVLLVNALLHKPWLESFLFAVALAVGLTPELLPMVVSVTLSRGALHMARKRVIVKRLASIQNLGSMDVLCTDKTGTLTEAKIKLEQHVDGEGKSSDRVLELAYLNSFFETGLKSPLDDAILDHHDIDVSAWKKIDEVPFDFERRRISVLVEKGDDRLLVVKGASEEIVALCNRYEEQGNKTQPPLDATGIGRIQGLRIALEKEGFRLLGIAWRQVPKDHPHAVVGDEAELVFAGFAGFLDPPKESAGAALSALAQSGVTVKIVTGDSELVTQHVCTTLNIPVTGVLTGKEIGEMDDSALRVRVGQANLFCRVNPSQKDRVILALKARGHVVGYLGDGINDAPSLHSADVGLSVDSAVDVAKEAADMILLDQDLHVVHDGVLEGRRTFANIMKYIMMGTSSNFGNMFSMAGAALFLPFLPMLPTQILLNNILYDISEVPIPLDEVDTEDVRSPQVLDMSFIRNFMLVIGPISSVFDFLTFYVMLVVMKANEALFQTGWFVESLSTQVLVIFIIRTRGNPFKSRAHPVLVATSLTIATMGAILPFTPLGPYFGFEPLPGRFYFILSAMVIVYLVIVEFAKKSFYRWLGGTGGSKRDEFLRNLALASGGLSREKLQEKS